The following DNA comes from Rhineura floridana isolate rRhiFlo1 chromosome 18, rRhiFlo1.hap2, whole genome shotgun sequence.
acatagaatagtggagttggaaggggcctgtgaggccatccagtccaaccccctgctcaatacaggaacccaacttaaagcatccctgacaggtggctgtccagctgcctcttgaatgcccccagtgttggagaatCCACCACCTCCCCTTATGCTATCCTGTCTGCCCtctgtcttctccaggctaaacatgcccagttctttcagtctctcctcgtagggctttgtttccagtcccctgatcgtccttgttgctctcctctgaacccgttctagtttgtctgcatccttctaaaatgtccagaactggatatagtactcaagatgaggcctaagcagtgtcAAACAGAGGGGAACGAGTACTtcccacaatttggaaactaggcttctgttaatgcagcataaaagaggattaaagaggattagacaaattcatggaggaaaaggctgtcagtggttgctagccatgatggctatgttcaccGCCAGAGGCAGTACTGCCTCTGaaccccagttgctgggaatcccaagagaggagagtgttctgttgcatctgggtcctgcttgcggatttCTTCCCATTgggggcgtctggttggccactgtgagaacaagccgctggactaggtgggccccctttggccgcatccagcagagctgttctgACGTTCTTCAGTTATACGACAATGAGcgtccatcctgatttgcttgcacaatggttacacatcttcccattaataatTCCTCCCACATGTTTaactgcattttcctgtcactttcctaaccacaaaaggtcagtttctttttttaaaaaaccaaccaaaCAAGGATTTGTTGCACTGAGTCAAGGGAGCTCTTGAATGCCCTTTAATTGCACAAATTGTTCAGGCTTCCTCCCGCGGGACACAGGGATACTGACAGTCTAGAGGTGTTCAGTGCCAGTTGCCGCAGGGGTCTTCAGAGCAGGCCCCTGTTTTTGTCTGCCAAACTGTGGGAGGGGATGTGGTCGGAGAGGGATGAATGGGAAAAATTTCCAACGTTTCTACCCCACAGCCTGTAAACAGATTTATATATGTGTTAGCAAATTCTCTCCACCCCGCTGGCATTCCTCACCTTTCCCAGCTGCAAAGCATGTGTGAGATGTGCTGTTTCCAGATGGGCCGCCCTGGGATTTGAGCCAGGGAGCCAATGGGCGATGGATTAATGGGATGTGCATCACTACTCTTGAGTGGATCACGGGCGGTTTTCTTGCTCTGTTTTCTCCCTGGCTTTTGTCTCCCTCTTTCGTTCCAGACTAATCCTCCCTTGCTGGGGAAAAGTGCTGGAAAGGGCTTTTGAGTCACTTTCAGACATGAAAATAGGCACATCATTTTCAGATAATTCCAATACTCAAGTCATTTTCAAATGCATATCGTTTTTAATTTCTGAGCAATGACTAATCAGACTAGAAGCTGCTTTCTGCAGAGTCAGACCCTTTGTCAGtgctgtcgacactgactggcagcaactccccaggatttcaggcagggacattcccagccctacctggagatgccagcgggGATTGGACTTTGGACCTTTTGCatccaaagcaggtgctctgccagtgagctacggccctttcccctcaaaagtaagtttctagtccttatggttttGAGAAAGATCTAatttaaataggaagctgccttaggccaAGTCAGGCCATAGTTCAGtatttgtctgcactgactggcagcggctgtccaggttTTCAGAGAGGAGATTGagaaatgaacctgggaccttctgcattaaaaaaaacccggCAATTGCTCCGCCACTAAGATACTGACTTCCCTTTGCAAACATAAAAACATCAGACCATCacaagagcttgctggatcaatcCATTGTCCCATCCAgtctaccatcctgttctcatagtggccaaccagatgccccttacAGGAAGCCCCAAAAGCAGGACCGGTGGGCTCTCTATTCTCAGGGTACACCTGGAATACTTTGCTGCAAACATAATTCTAGGGTGTGTGGTCAGCTATGACCCCTCATGTGCAGGAGGGATTAAAGCATGATTGATGTGTGATGTTGGCCTCTGAGTGCCTTCCAGACTCAAAGCagatctcatttttatttttgctctcaGGCTTAATTGAAATCTTTGATTAGATGGGTAACGAAGTCCCTCTGCAGCTGGAGTGGATTCCTCTGACGCCATTAAACTCCATTTGCAGAGTCCCCAAAGATCTTCACGGCAGTCTAGCGTTTGAGGGAAAGGCTGTCTGTCTTCAAAGGCCTGAGCCTGTCTTCTTTCCTTTGGCGCAAGCCGTTCTCACAGGCAGGGCGGCCAAAATGCAAacgatgcatttttaaaatattgttttatttttaaaaaaaattaatccaaattTTATACAAGACAGGTTGCGTGCAGTTCGCCACAAGGGAGGGGCTGCATCTCAgggcagagcccctgctttgcatgcagaaggccctcagTTCAatcctccaggtagggctgggactgtcCCCTGCcttaaaccctgaagagctgctgccagccagtgtggacaacaatgagctagatggacgaatgggataaggcagctccctatattGCTGTTTAAAACCAGTCCTTTattagaaccatgaggactagaatctgaCTTTATTTTTAGGAgatggatcatagctcagtgatggagcatctCCTTTACGCGCAGAagtccccaggttcaattcccgacatctccagacagggctgagaGAAactccctgtttgaaaccctggagagtcactgctgccagtcagtgtagacagcactgagctccaGGTTTCTTTTTGCCCCATCTCCATCAACAGTGCACACACTCGTGTTGGTAGAACTTGGCAAAAGGACCTCTTGAAGCGATTGTCTTCCTGGAGGGGGTCTACCCCTGCATGGGACGGAACCTAAACCAGTCAGTAAAACACACTACAAAAATAATCTCAATGCACTTatacagggatgggggaactgGGTGCAgatttgcaaatttgatcaattctggttgaaatgcaaactgaatagaaattctcacccatccctaatcctgggcactgtagtttgttaagggtgctgggcactgtagctctgtgaggggtaaactacagttcccaggattctttgggggaagccacgtgctttaaacCTATGGTGTGGACGTTATCAGTTGTGAACTCCGAGATCAGGCTGTACAGCTTCTGTTGGTTGACCCCGACCCCAGAAGGGCACTCCCTGCTTAAAGGAAGCTGCGTCTCTGAGGGTGGCCCATCCTTGGCTGGCTGCTGCTTGCGTCAGTTACTGGAAAAATAGACATTCCTCCTTTCTCACACGGTCTGATTTATGGTGTGCTTCTGTGCAATCAGTGGCAGATGTTTGTCTGATCCGGTGGGGGACAAATGTCAGCAAACAATTCCCTCCGCATCTCACCCTCTTGGGGGTCCGGATCCTGGCCTTTGGAGCACTTCCCAGAATCGGAGCAGAAAAGCGCTCCGATTTTGAGGGTAAGTGATCAGTAGAAATGAATTTGGAGTTGATTTTCTCCTGGTGGCCCAAATGTTTTTGATAGGATCTCCCTGGTCGACATGCAGTGTCTCTGGACTGTCAATATTTTGGGGACGGGAATCAAGAGCATATCTGGAACATTAGGGCCATATCCATACCAtacagggacacaggaagctgcttcctacccagtcagaccatcagttcatctagctcagcactgtccacactgactggcagcagctctccaaggtttcagacagaagtctctgCCCCCTATctagagttgccagggattgacccgcatgcaaaggagatgctgcgGTAGTTAGCTATGGCCCTCAACACGTTTAAGGCTCTCATGCTACTTTAATgggtatggcttcccccaaagaacgcTGGGAACTGTCACTTCTTAAGGGCGCTGGGGGTTGTAGCTCTGCCTGGGGCCTCTTGACAACTCTCAGTGCCCCTTTTAAATAGGGGCATTCTTCCATCTCTTGCGTGCAGCACAGAATGCCTCTTCTGGGTCAGGATGGGGGCCTTTGGctgcccagatgttgctgcacttcaACGCCCATCATCCCCCACCACTGGCCAGagtgggctgttgggagttggagtccagccacatctggagggccaccggttccccaCCCGCCCCCTTGCCCTCTGTTTTGgattatttattttcttcttcAGCCAGGAAAACCAGGGGAATAGCCGCCCCCAGGCTGTCCTGCACGGTGCTTGGGGTGGGGGCATGGAGACCAGACAAACAAGAATAAGAATGAATCACTGCTGATTTAGGATGACTTAGAGCCCGTCTGTCTGTTGACGAGCTGAAAACAAGGTCCTTTATAAACAACACACAGAATGAGGGATTATCGCAATGCTCCACAAATGGTCTTGCTCAGGTTACTGAGCTGAAGCCAATGGCATGCTGGCTGCAATCCCAATTTTCCATTGTTTTTGCCCTGAAAGATCATAGGAACATCAGGAACggcctttatactgagtcagaccctgggtccatctagctcagtattacctacactggctggcagcagctctgcggggtttcagacaggagacttcccagccctacctggagatgctgaggagctaacctgggaccttctccatagAAAAGGTCCTTCCTCTAATACccaaagtaagattctagtccttatggtcttgaataaagggctgatttagataggaagccaccttatacagagtcaaaccattggtccttTCAGCcgagtattgtccacactgagtggcagtgtCTGTGCAGGCTTTCCAGTCAGGGTCTCTCCTGATTGAaattaggaccttctgcatgcgaagcagatgttctcctactactgagctatggccctcccccaaAGGCGTTGCAGCTCTCTGGAAGCCCCTGCTAcaaaaaaaaggttccccgctcTTTATTCACAGGGTTTTTTGTAGTGAACAGAAGATTCTGCACACGTCCCTTGTCCATCCCAGGGTTGCCGCTATATGCGCTTCCAATGTTGGAGACCTGGAGCAGAGAATTCAGAGAGCCGCACACTTTGAAGCGTAGCTATGTTTTGGTCCgcccattgttttggaaagtgcggacgAGGGAGGTTCACCTTAAAATgaaggtacgcctggtgccaacattgttgtcttttcggcgccaggttaagacctacctcttctcccaggcaatctagcattttagcattttagtatttagcATTTTTAGTAtgttagtattttagtttagtataggtttttttggaaatttaatgagatatgttttaaattgattaatgtgtggtttttaagttgtatgttgatattttgatgttgtgaaccgcccagagagcttcggctatggggcggtataaaaagttaatcaatcaataaataattaaataaataaataaataaaataaatctcagCCAAAtggaaattctcccccatccttatccAGAAGGGAACTgactcttctctccctctctccaaagACCCTGCAGCTGAGACGAATCACAATGCCATGGGAGGGAAGAGGGTCCCAGCAGGCAGCACCTCTGGCTTAGGGGAAGACCTCGCTCTGAGGACGGCAGCGGCTGCGTAGGGGTCATGGGGAACTCCAGCATGGTCCGTGGCCTCGGCTCCTGCTTCCGCGGGATCAACGCCAGTGAGCAGTACCAGGGCCACGTCACCGCCTCGCCGTGGTTCTCCACCGTCTTCGGCCTGATCGGCCTCTGCTCCAACCTCTTCGCCTTCTGTGTGCTGGTCAACTCCTCGCGGCAGATGCACAGCCGCTCCCGCTCGTCCTTCCTGGTCTTCCTCTGCGGGCTGGTGGTGACAGACTTCATGGGCTTGCTGGTGACCTTCTCCATCGTGGTGCCCTACCACTTCATCCGCTTCAACTGGCGGCACGTGGACCCCGGGTGCCACCTCTGCAGCTTCATGGGGGTGGCCATGGTCTTCTTCGGGCAGTGCCCGCTGCTGCTGGGGGCCACCATGGCCGGGGAGCGCTTCCTGGGCATCAACCGGCCCTTTGCCCGCTCCATCAGCATGTCCAAGCGCCGAGCGTGGACCTTGGTGGGGCTCGTGTGGGCCTTGGGCTTCTTCATCGGCCTCCTGCCCATGTTCGGCCTGGGGGAATACACCCTGCAGTACCCCAATTCCTGGTGTTTCCTGACTTTGCTCCATGACCCCAGGAACGTGGCCTTCTGCCTGATCTTCGCCCTCCTGGGCCTCTCCTGCGTCGCCCTCTCGTTCCTCCTCAACACGGTCAGCGTGGTGACCCTCTGCCGGGTCTACCACGACTCTGACTCTGTGCAACGCCGGCGGGACAGCGAGGTGGAGATGATGGTCCAGCTGATGATCATCATGGTGATCGCGAGCGTCTGCTGGCTTCCGCTGCTGGTGAGTGAGTGGCTTGGCCAcctttcctttctctccaatagagaatcttctccccccttccctctctctctgccacccccttttatctctccctctttctcccttCCTGCCTTTCTGCCTGTCTGCCTCCCTCTCCAGCAGGCAAAAGGGATAGGATGCTGTTGCCAGTGACCTGCACAGATCCCCTACGGTGGGATtacagtgccccccccccagatgcCAGCCTGGCCAAGGGTTGTGGCCACAGGCACCCTCCCTCTTTGCagtaaatcctgggaactgtaatttacccctcacagagctacaattcccagcacccttaaactacagtttctgGGATTCTTTGGTGGGTAGCGATGTGTTTTAAAGGTGCTTTTAAATTTGTggtgtggatgtcactccattctctccccccccccaacgttTCTTCAACAGAATCAGCAGCGGATGCTAACTTATCAGAAATGACGTGCCCCAGAGAGTCATTACAAAATTCCCCCACTAGATTGGAAGAGAGCCTGTCTCCCCCCCCATGAAATAAAATTCATAATTCCGAGGGCGTCCTAGACTCTTTGCCGCTGTTGTTAGGGCTCATGCTTTACGACCTTATGAAAATCTGCCATTTGCTTGATAAAAGGAGATCTTTGGAGTGTTGTTGTTCCTAACACCTTGTTAAACGTCTGCGTGATGGTAGAACTTAAACAGCAGATTTTAGCAGCAGAGCAACTCCGCAATGTTTTGGAAAGGGTAGTTCGCAACCCATTCGGAGTGTTCACTCGTTAAAATTTAACACACGCCTCAAAAGCCAAATGGCAACAGCCCAAACTAGGGTAGTCTGGGAACAAGACAACTCCATCCCCAAATATTATGGCTAGGCACTCCCTAAGGCTGCACTCCTTTACATCGTTGCCTacgagtaagtcctgttgaactcagtgaggcttgcaTCGGAGTAGAcaatgcatgggattgcactgtaataaTTGGGAGATTAATCAATATAAAGTTT
Coding sequences within:
- the TBXA2R gene encoding thromboxane A2 receptor, which gives rise to MGNSSMVRGLGSCFRGINASEQYQGHVTASPWFSTVFGLIGLCSNLFAFCVLVNSSRQMHSRSRSSFLVFLCGLVVTDFMGLLVTFSIVVPYHFIRFNWRHVDPGCHLCSFMGVAMVFFGQCPLLLGATMAGERFLGINRPFARSISMSKRRAWTLVGLVWALGFFIGLLPMFGLGEYTLQYPNSWCFLTLLHDPRNVAFCLIFALLGLSCVALSFLLNTVSVVTLCRVYHDSDSVQRRRDSEVEMMVQLMIIMVIASVCWLPLLIFIVQTAIQEPPSNVAANQIPQETENLLLMYVRFATWNQILDPWAYILFRRAVLKRIYPSFKARPSIVSLYPVLNPSLRRKFTQESVLQ